In Maridesulfovibrio sp., a single genomic region encodes these proteins:
- a CDS encoding dihydrolipoamide acetyltransferase family protein translates to MAQQVIMPKWGLTMTEGKVVRWLKGEGDSVEAGEPLFEVETDKITNSVEAPASGVLFQIIVPEGETAEVKAVLAIIAAPGETPEKSAGGAASAEAPSEAPAAAAPEKKETPASAPAGEGEFARAMPAARKLAEELGVDLCTVAGTGPRGAITMKDVQSAADAAFDGINASPKAIEFARKKGIDLSLVTGSGEDGRITKADILKAMNPAAEQPAQAAPAEAQDTILPMDGVRKLIADNMHASLNSAAQLSVFVELDVTEMVRLRADLLARNKRNPEYRMSYNDIISYAVCRALKRHPIMNSTLQEDGIHLHPHVNLGIAVSLPNGLIVPNVKKADTMTLEELRTEVRDVAGRARKGGLNMDEISGGTFTISNVSMLGVDGFTPILNPPETGILGIGRIIEKPAVKDGEIKIRSMMTLSLTFNHMTTDGAPAMTFLRELGDMLENPGLMIM, encoded by the coding sequence ATGGCTCAACAAGTGATCATGCCCAAGTGGGGCCTGACCATGACAGAAGGGAAAGTCGTTCGCTGGCTCAAAGGCGAAGGAGATTCGGTGGAGGCCGGAGAACCTCTCTTTGAGGTGGAGACCGATAAAATAACCAACTCGGTGGAAGCCCCTGCCAGCGGCGTCCTGTTTCAGATCATCGTACCGGAAGGAGAAACGGCCGAAGTCAAGGCCGTGCTGGCAATCATCGCCGCTCCAGGCGAAACACCTGAAAAATCAGCCGGGGGTGCAGCAAGCGCGGAAGCCCCCAGTGAGGCTCCCGCCGCAGCCGCACCGGAAAAAAAGGAAACTCCCGCATCCGCACCTGCCGGTGAAGGAGAGTTCGCAAGGGCCATGCCCGCAGCGCGCAAACTGGCTGAAGAACTCGGAGTGGACCTCTGCACGGTTGCCGGAACCGGGCCCAGAGGGGCCATAACCATGAAAGATGTCCAGTCTGCTGCGGATGCGGCTTTTGACGGCATCAACGCCAGCCCCAAGGCAATCGAATTTGCCCGCAAGAAAGGCATTGACCTGTCACTTGTAACCGGTTCCGGAGAAGACGGGCGCATCACCAAGGCGGATATCCTCAAAGCCATGAATCCCGCTGCCGAACAGCCGGCTCAGGCGGCACCGGCGGAAGCACAGGACACCATCCTTCCCATGGACGGTGTTCGCAAGCTGATTGCGGACAATATGCACGCAAGCCTGAACTCTGCCGCCCAGCTTTCGGTTTTTGTGGAACTTGACGTTACCGAAATGGTCCGCCTGCGCGCAGACCTGCTGGCCCGCAACAAACGCAATCCCGAATACAGGATGTCATACAACGACATCATTTCCTACGCCGTATGCCGCGCTCTCAAACGGCATCCGATCATGAACTCCACCCTGCAGGAAGACGGGATTCACCTTCACCCGCACGTCAACCTCGGCATCGCCGTCTCCCTGCCCAACGGCCTCATAGTTCCCAACGTCAAGAAGGCCGACACCATGACCCTTGAAGAACTGAGGACCGAAGTCCGCGATGTTGCCGGACGTGCCCGCAAGGGCGGCCTGAACATGGACGAAATATCCGGCGGAACATTCACCATCAGTAATGTGAGCATGCTCGGAGTGGACGGCTTCACACCCATTCTCAATCCGCCGGAAACAGGCATCCTCGGCATAGGACGCATTATCGAAAAGCCTGCTGTCAAAGACGGTGAAATAAAAATACGCAGCATGATGACCCTTTCACTGACATTCAACCATATGACCACGGACGGAGCTCCGGCCATGACCTTCCTGCGCGAGCTTGGAGACATGCTGGAAAATCCCGGCCTGATGATCATGTAG
- a CDS encoding Lin0512 family protein, protein MSRKRFAVELGYAADLHGEDMTKAAVRAVRDAVSRICLCGIVEICGRDRFQGVYVHAVLAVPDPDGVDREAVLACIPIGEPSLELVKGGMSVPGIEVPCFAPGVSNIVVACAALTVYVETDPEGAETGA, encoded by the coding sequence ATGTCCAGAAAAAGATTTGCAGTGGAACTCGGCTACGCAGCCGACCTTCACGGGGAAGACATGACCAAGGCCGCTGTTCGCGCAGTCCGCGACGCTGTTTCACGGATATGCCTGTGCGGGATTGTGGAGATATGCGGGCGGGACCGTTTTCAGGGCGTGTACGTCCATGCGGTTCTTGCCGTTCCCGATCCGGATGGAGTTGACCGGGAAGCGGTCCTGGCCTGCATCCCCATAGGCGAACCATCGCTGGAACTCGTCAAGGGAGGCATGAGCGTCCCCGGAATCGAGGTCCCGTGTTTCGCCCCCGGGGTCAGCAATATAGTCGTGGCTTGTGCCGCCCTGACCGTCTACGTCGAGACGGACCCTGAAGGCGCTGAAACAGGAGCATAG
- a CDS encoding thiamine pyrophosphate-dependent dehydrogenase E1 component subunit alpha has translation MALSKKTLIKMYETMNRIRMFELKLQELFAASEIPGFVHLYLGEEAVATGACSALTDADMITSTHRGHGHLLAKGGDLKLMMAEIFGRQTGYCKGKGGSMHIADLDLGILGANGIVGGGGPLAAGAALAAKYRKSEDVAMCFFGDGASNQGTTQESLNMASAWKLPLIFINENNGYGISCPQCKSMAVVDIADRAAAYDMPGVVVDGNDVLAVYEAVSEAVKRARKGEGPSLVECKTYRWRGHFEGDACTYRCTQELEEWMAKDPIPRFEEKLIEGKTVTKDEAEAIKARIADEIAEAVDFAKNSPMPPSSALMDDVYA, from the coding sequence ATGGCTCTCAGCAAGAAGACATTGATCAAGATGTATGAAACCATGAACAGGATCCGGATGTTCGAGCTGAAGCTGCAGGAGCTTTTCGCAGCAAGCGAGATTCCCGGCTTCGTACACCTTTACCTCGGCGAAGAAGCCGTGGCCACCGGAGCATGCTCGGCCCTCACCGATGCCGACATGATAACCAGTACCCACCGCGGGCACGGACATCTGCTGGCCAAAGGCGGAGACCTGAAGCTGATGATGGCGGAAATTTTCGGCAGGCAGACCGGTTACTGCAAGGGCAAGGGAGGCTCCATGCATATAGCCGACCTGGACCTCGGAATTCTCGGAGCAAACGGCATTGTCGGCGGCGGCGGTCCGCTGGCGGCAGGAGCTGCCCTGGCTGCCAAATACAGGAAAAGCGAAGATGTGGCCATGTGCTTTTTCGGAGACGGTGCATCCAACCAGGGAACCACTCAGGAATCCCTCAACATGGCCAGCGCCTGGAAACTGCCCCTGATCTTCATCAATGAAAACAACGGCTACGGCATTTCATGCCCGCAGTGCAAATCCATGGCTGTGGTCGACATCGCCGACCGCGCCGCCGCCTACGACATGCCCGGCGTGGTTGTGGACGGTAACGATGTCCTTGCCGTGTACGAAGCTGTATCCGAAGCAGTTAAGCGCGCACGCAAAGGTGAAGGCCCCTCATTGGTTGAATGCAAGACCTACCGCTGGCGCGGACATTTCGAAGGTGACGCCTGCACCTACCGCTGCACTCAGGAACTTGAAGAATGGATGGCCAAAGACCCGATTCCCCGTTTTGAGGAAAAACTCATCGAAGGCAAGACTGTCACCAAGGATGAAGCGGAAGCTATCAAGGCCCGTATCGCCGATGAGATTGCCGAAGCCGTCGATTTCGCCAAGAACAGCCCCATGCCGCCCTCCAGTGCACTGATGGACGACGTATACGCGTAA